A segment of the Streptomyces pactum genome:
GGCGTCCCGGTCCGCGTCCCCGTCGGTGAGCGCCCGGTGAGACTCGCCCTCCCCCGGTGGACCGGCCCGCTCGCGGTGAAGGCCGCCGTCTTCATCACCGTGATGTGCTGCGCGCTCGCCGCGCTGCTCGGCGTCCTGGTGCACGTCTCGGTCACCGACCAGGCCGTGGGCCAGGCCCGCGACGCCGCCCTGTCCAGACTGGGGGAGGCGACGAAGGCGTACGAGGCCGGAGACCCGTTGCGGCGGGGGGCCGGCGTCGATCCGCCGGGGCTGCCGCGGCCGCTGCGGGAGCTGGCCGTCTCGGGCCTGCGCGGCACGATGGTCGCCGAGCACGACGGGCGCCCCACCATGTGGGCGGCGGGCCCCGCCGACGGTGGCCGGGCGCTCGCGGTACAGGTCGACCACACGCAGGGGCAGCGCACCATCGACGGCCTGGACGGCGCGATCGTGTGGTCGTCGGCGCTGGCGATCGGGGCGACGCTGCTGGTCGGGGCGTTCGCGGTGACGCGGGTGACGCGCCGGCTGCACACGACGGCGCGGGTGGCCCGGCGGATCAGCACGGGCGACCTGGACGCGCGCGTGGGCGACCCCCGTGCGCAGGATCCGACGCGCCCGCAGGACGAGGTGGCCTCGGTCGCCGCCGCGCTGGACTCCATGGCGTCGTCACTGCAGGGCAAGCTGCTGGCCGAGCAGCGGTTCACCGCGGACGTGGCGCACGAGCTGCGCACTCCGCTGACCGGCCTGCACGCGGCGGCCGAGCTGCTGCCGCCGGGCCGCCCGACCGAGTTGGTCCAGGACCGGGTGGCGGCCCTGCGCACACTCACCGAGGACCTGCTGGAGATCTCCCGGTTGGACAGCGGACGGGAGCGGCTGGAGACGGAGCCGGAGGCGCTGGGCGACCTGGCCGCGCGGGTCGTGCGGGGCTCCGGCACCGACACCCGCGTGGACGTCGTACGGGACGTGCGGGTGGAGACCGACCGGCGGCGGCTGGAGCGGGTGCTCGGCAACCTGGTCGCCAACGCGCAGCGGCACGGTCGGGCGCCGGTGGTGCTGACCGTCGACGGGCCGGTGATCACCGTACGGGACCACGGGGACGGCTATCCGGAATACCTCCTCGCCCACGGGCCGCAGCGGTTCCGCACCGAGGGCGGGACCAAGGGGCACGGCCTCGGGCTGACGATCGCCCTGGGGCAGGCGGAGGTGCTCGGCGCGCGGCTGGAGTTCACGAACCCGCCGGACGGCGGGGCGCTGGCGGTCCTGAGCCTGCCTCGGCAGCCCTGACCCGGGCTCGGTGACCGGGGGCGGTTCCCCGATGGCTCAGTGCGGCGGGCGGTCCGCGCCGAGCGCTCCTAATGTGGCGATCAGTC
Coding sequences within it:
- a CDS encoding sensor histidine kinase, which encodes MRLALPRWTGPLAVKAAVFITVMCCALAALLGVLVHVSVTDQAVGQARDAALSRLGEATKAYEAGDPLRRGAGVDPPGLPRPLRELAVSGLRGTMVAEHDGRPTMWAAGPADGGRALAVQVDHTQGQRTIDGLDGAIVWSSALAIGATLLVGAFAVTRVTRRLHTTARVARRISTGDLDARVGDPRAQDPTRPQDEVASVAAALDSMASSLQGKLLAEQRFTADVAHELRTPLTGLHAAAELLPPGRPTELVQDRVAALRTLTEDLLEISRLDSGRERLETEPEALGDLAARVVRGSGTDTRVDVVRDVRVETDRRRLERVLGNLVANAQRHGRAPVVLTVDGPVITVRDHGDGYPEYLLAHGPQRFRTEGGTKGHGLGLTIALGQAEVLGARLEFTNPPDGGALAVLSLPRQP